The following proteins are co-located in the Pseudomonas antarctica genome:
- the gshB gene encoding glutathione synthase, with amino-acid sequence MSVRVGIVMDPIASISYKKDSSLAMLLAAQARGWSLFYMEQRDLYQGDGEARARMRPLQVFANPEKWFELADEIDSPLSDLDVILMRKDPPFDMEFVYSTYLLEQAERAGVLIVNKPQSLRDCNEKLFATLFPQCTPPTVVSRRADVLREFAAKHGDVILKPLDGMGGTSIFRHRAGDPNLSVILETLTALGTQQIMGQAYLPAIKDGDKRILMIDGEPVDYCLARIPAAGETRGNLAAGGRGEARPLSDKDRWIAAQVGPTLREKGLLFVGLDVIGESLTEINVTSPTCIREIDNAFGTNIGEMLMAAIERKLQAK; translated from the coding sequence ATGAGCGTTCGCGTCGGCATTGTCATGGACCCTATCGCCAGCATTTCCTATAAAAAGGACAGCTCGCTGGCCATGCTCCTGGCCGCCCAGGCCCGCGGCTGGAGCCTGTTCTATATGGAGCAGCGCGACCTTTACCAGGGCGACGGCGAAGCCCGCGCACGCATGCGCCCGCTGCAGGTGTTTGCCAACCCGGAAAAGTGGTTTGAGCTTGCGGATGAAATCGACAGCCCCTTGAGCGACCTGGACGTGATCCTGATGCGCAAGGACCCGCCGTTCGACATGGAATTCGTCTACTCCACCTACCTGCTGGAGCAAGCCGAGCGCGCCGGCGTGCTGATCGTCAACAAGCCGCAAAGCCTGCGCGACTGCAATGAAAAGCTGTTCGCCACGCTGTTCCCGCAGTGCACCCCGCCGACCGTGGTCAGCCGCCGCGCCGATGTGCTGCGTGAATTCGCCGCCAAGCACGGCGATGTGATCCTCAAGCCGCTGGACGGCATGGGCGGCACCTCGATCTTCCGTCACCGTGCCGGCGACCCGAACCTGTCGGTGATCCTGGAAACCCTGACCGCGCTGGGCACCCAGCAGATCATGGGCCAGGCTTACCTGCCGGCGATCAAGGACGGCGACAAGCGCATCCTGATGATCGACGGCGAGCCGGTGGATTACTGCCTGGCGCGTATCCCGGCAGCGGGTGAAACCCGTGGCAACCTGGCGGCCGGCGGTCGTGGTGAAGCACGGCCATTGTCGGATAAGGACCGTTGGATCGCCGCTCAGGTTGGCCCAACCCTGCGCGAGAAAGGCCTGCTGTTTGTGGGGCTTGACGTTATTGGTGAGAGCCTCACTGAAATCAACGTCACCAGCCCGACCTGTATCCGCGAGATTGACAACGCATTTGGCACGAACATCGGCGAAATGCTGATGGCGGCCATTGAGCGCAAGCTACAAGCCAAGTGA
- a CDS encoding chemotaxis protein CheW, whose amino-acid sequence MTESQTAFELLLDIDRRCRLLAADLPSQETRLQRWSGIGFRLGPHWYVAPMGEVAEVLHEPRCTLMPGVKPWVKGVANLRGRLLPVMDLGGFLGLDLSKARKQRRVLVVEFNDLFVGLLVDEVVGMQHFAQDALLTGANSGVPFIQGQFDSDQLWQVFSPFALAQAPGFMDVAA is encoded by the coding sequence ATGACCGAGTCGCAAACCGCCTTCGAGCTGCTGCTGGACATCGACCGCCGCTGCCGCCTGTTGGCCGCTGACCTGCCGTCCCAGGAAACCCGCCTGCAGCGTTGGAGCGGGATCGGCTTTCGCCTGGGGCCGCATTGGTATGTGGCGCCGATGGGCGAAGTCGCCGAGGTGTTGCACGAACCGCGTTGCACCTTGATGCCGGGGGTTAAACCCTGGGTCAAGGGCGTGGCCAACCTGCGCGGGCGTTTGCTGCCGGTGATGGACCTGGGCGGGTTTCTCGGCCTGGACCTGTCCAAAGCGCGCAAGCAACGGCGGGTGCTGGTGGTGGAATTCAACGACTTGTTTGTCGGGCTGCTGGTAGATGAGGTGGTGGGCATGCAGCATTTCGCACAAGACGCCTTGTTGACGGGCGCCAACTCCGGCGTGCCGTTTATTCAGGGGCAGTTCGACAGCGACCAGCTCTGGCAGGTCTTCAGCCCCTTCGCTTTGGCCCAGGCCCCAGGTTTCATGGATGTTGCCGCATGA
- a CDS encoding methyl-accepting chemotaxis protein, with amino-acid sequence MTTATTPKPQAASRSRSQIIVLFIALIVFIMLLFANFAYLNTQSTYDKQYIGHAGELRVLSQRIAKNATEAAAGKAAAFKLLGDARNDFAQRWGYLKKGDAETGLPAAPSAVRAEMRAVQTDWEALLKNTDAILASEQTVLSLHQVAATLAETVPQLQMESEKVVDILLQRGAPASQVALAQRQSLLAERILGAVNTVLAGDETAVQAADAFGRDANRFGLVLNGMLNGNPGLRITQVEDHDARARLAEIAELFEFVSGSVDEILETSPQLFQVRASASNIFNLSQTLLDEASHLATGFENLASGRSFDTIGGYVLGLLALTSIILIGLVMVRETNRQLHETAEKNERNQNAIMRLLDEIEDLADGDLTVTASVTEDFTGTIADSINYSVDQLRDLVATINLTAGQVAGAVQETQATAMHLAQASEHQAQQIAEASTAINQMAQSIDQVSANAAESSAVAERSVEIANKGNEVVHNTIHGMDNIREQIQDTAKRIKRLGESSQEIGDIVSLIDDIADQTNILALNAAIQASMAGDAGRGFAVVADEVQRLAERSSAATRQIETLVRAIQTDTNEAVISMEQTTTEVVRGARLAQDAGVALEEIEGVSKTLAALIQSISNAAQQQTSSAGQISLTMNVIQQITTQTSSGSTATAESIGNLAKMASQLRRSVSGFTLPPPKQVED; translated from the coding sequence ATGACCACCGCTACTACTCCCAAACCGCAAGCCGCGTCGCGCAGCCGTTCGCAGATCATCGTGCTGTTTATCGCGCTGATCGTGTTCATCATGCTGTTGTTCGCCAACTTCGCGTACCTCAACACGCAGTCCACCTATGACAAACAGTACATCGGCCACGCCGGTGAGCTGCGCGTGCTGTCCCAGCGCATCGCCAAAAATGCCACCGAAGCCGCTGCCGGCAAGGCCGCCGCGTTCAAGCTGCTGGGCGACGCGCGCAACGACTTCGCCCAGCGCTGGGGCTACCTGAAAAAAGGTGACGCCGAGACCGGCCTGCCGGCGGCGCCCAGTGCGGTACGCGCCGAGATGCGCGCCGTGCAGACTGACTGGGAAGCGCTGCTGAAAAACACCGACGCGATCCTCGCCAGCGAGCAGACGGTGTTGTCGTTGCATCAAGTGGCCGCGACCCTGGCCGAAACCGTGCCGCAATTGCAGATGGAGTCGGAAAAGGTCGTCGATATCTTGCTGCAACGCGGCGCCCCGGCGAGCCAGGTGGCGTTGGCCCAGCGCCAGTCGCTGCTGGCCGAACGCATTCTGGGCGCCGTCAACACCGTGCTGGCCGGCGACGAAACCGCCGTGCAGGCCGCCGACGCGTTTGGTCGCGATGCCAACCGCTTCGGCCTGGTGCTCAACGGCATGCTCAACGGCAACCCGGGCCTGCGCATTACCCAGGTTGAAGACCACGATGCCCGCGCGCGCCTGGCGGAAATCGCCGAGCTGTTCGAGTTCGTCTCCGGCTCTGTGGATGAAATCCTCGAAACCTCGCCGCAACTGTTCCAGGTGCGCGCTTCGGCGAGCAATATTTTCAACCTGTCGCAAACCCTGCTCGATGAAGCCTCACACCTGGCCACCGGGTTTGAAAACCTCGCCAGCGGGCGCAGCTTCGACACCATCGGCGGCTATGTGCTGGGCCTGTTGGCGTTGACCTCGATCATCCTGATCGGCCTGGTGATGGTGCGCGAAACCAACCGCCAACTGCATGAAACCGCCGAGAAGAACGAACGCAACCAGAACGCGATCATGCGCCTGCTCGACGAAATCGAAGACCTGGCCGATGGCGACCTCACGGTGACCGCCTCGGTGACCGAAGACTTCACCGGCACCATCGCCGACTCCATCAACTATTCGGTGGACCAACTGCGCGATCTGGTCGCCACCATCAACCTCACCGCCGGGCAAGTTGCCGGCGCGGTGCAAGAGACCCAGGCCACCGCCATGCATCTGGCCCAGGCCTCGGAGCATCAGGCCCAGCAGATCGCCGAAGCCTCCACCGCGATCAACCAGATGGCCCAGTCCATCGACCAGGTGTCGGCCAACGCGGCGGAGTCTTCGGCGGTGGCGGAGCGTTCGGTTGAAATCGCCAACAAGGGCAATGAGGTGGTGCACAACACCATCCACGGCATGGACAACATTCGCGAGCAGATCCAGGACACCGCCAAGCGCATCAAGCGCCTGGGCGAGTCTTCCCAGGAGATTGGCGATATCGTCAGCCTGATCGACGACATTGCCGACCAGACCAACATCCTCGCCCTCAATGCGGCGATCCAGGCGAGCATGGCCGGTGACGCCGGGCGCGGTTTTGCGGTGGTGGCCGATGAAGTGCAACGGCTGGCTGAGCGCTCATCCGCCGCCACCCGGCAAATCGAAACGCTGGTGCGGGCGATTCAGACCGACACCAATGAAGCCGTTATTTCCATGGAACAGACCACCACCGAAGTGGTGCGTGGCGCGCGGTTGGCCCAGGACGCCGGGGTGGCGCTGGAAGAAATCGAAGGCGTGTCGAAAACCCTGGCGGCGTTGATTCAGAGTATTTCCAATGCGGCGCAGCAACAGACGTCGTCCGCCGGGCAGATCTCCCTGACGATGAACGTGATCCAGCAAATCACCACGCAGACGTCATCCGGCTCGACCGCCACCGCCGAAAGTATCGGCAACCTGGCGAAGATGGCCAGCCAGTTGCGCAGGTCGGTGTCGGGTTTCACCTTGCCACCGCCCAAGCAAGTTGAGGATTGA
- a CDS encoding Hpt domain-containing protein → MVDRHDYVALEWVKGDIAETLKQARSALDTFVETSDGDAIGECLACVHQVHGALQMVEFYGAALLAEEIEELALALQAERVSQRDESIRLLQQALSQLPLYLERVHSARRDLPLVVLPLLNDLRSARGESLLSETSLFSPQLLSIAPLPDEALAQRALPDLHEQLRQWHQLLLQALAGLLREDHGPSNLEDMARVFARLEALCQGAPLLPLWQVTSALVEGMLTGVIANSPALRSLLKASDKQLKRLLVQGIGGINQPAPDELLKSLLFYVAKVTRPTPRMQSLKERYGLDEALPDSAVVDAERARLAGPDRNAMGSVLGALCEELVRVKERLDLFVRSDRQHTSDLDALLAPLRQIADTLAVLGFGQPRKVIIDQLAVVLGLVQGHREPNDAVLMDVAGALLYVEATLAGMVGTVEPESREESRLPTTDLTQIHQLVIRESCQCLKQAKELVIDCIEAHWDRQRLESLPELLSQVRGALAMIPLPRAASLMRGCTDYVDEQLMVNEAVPSEVQLAHFADVISSLEYYLERMLQDADAAGERVLELTTQGLAALGYLPAEKPWRQALVAPDGALSTEVAPSQSQFDALASPTSRLNPPALQRPGSLLPPPLGEEPIDDELREVFLEETDEVLEVLHRYLPNCADKTAQGEMRRAFHTLKGSGRMVRALVLAELAWAVENLLNRVLERSVTLGPDIQQVLDEAVALLPELIADFATDDQRQRDEVDALAARAHALASGTEKAAEPHDPMLLEIFRNEAQSHLESLNHFLQQAAEHVPLQVSDELQRALHTLKGSAYMAGVLPIAELARPLDHLTREYKAHRLPLDLDEVELLLEAEGLFQRGLRQLDSDPLVPIKGAADLIGRTQSLLDHQLDALLDAPNTGLRIKRDPQLITNFLAQGMDILLDAESLLRRWQQHPGERQELTALLDELTTLGEGAHIADLHAIDALCEALLDLYGAVEESSLAVSERFFQEAEQAHEALINMLDQLAAGQEISPAPARVQALRELLDDALDPSATGLIKSDGSRALSISELGAATAQLGQDTAMDDEIVEIFLEEAVDILDSAGQSLKRWLLEPDSAAPLSSLQRDLHTLKGGARMAEIGPIGNLAHELECLYEGLVDRRYSYSPELSHVLMASHERLALQLDQLQGHQPLSDSSDLIAQLRELRQSSTPATPATAPEAPADPELLDIFLEEAADILDSSSSALLRWQAEPNNRQEVETLLRDLHTLKGGARMVEIGPIGDLAHELEFLYEGLSAGLLAPSPELFALLQGCHDRLAQMIDAVTDGLPVGSVDKLIERIKSLVHPSDEPLLPVALPAGKAEAAVDPAADMVKISADLLDDLVNLAGETSIFRGRIEQQVNDARTALNEVETTIERMRDQLRRLDTETQGRILSRQQAEAERLGYEEFDPLEMDRHSQLQQLSRALSESASDLLDLKETLDRRNQDAHNLLQQQARINTELQEGLMRTRMVPFERMLPRLKRIVRQVAEELGKDVEFVVGNAEGEMDRNVLERMVAPLEHMLRNAVDHGLESREARLLAGKPARGRISLDLAHEGGDIVFDMRDDGAGVPLEAVRRKAIKRGLLSPHQEISDRDVLQFILQPGFSTAEKITQISGRGVGMDVVHEEVRQLGGSMVIDSTPGAGVHFRIRLPFTVSVNRALMVQCADDQYAIPLNTIEGLVRVLPHELAGHYQQDPPRYEYAGQRYELFYLGDLLHTVARPKLLGQYQPVPVLLVQCNERRVAVHVDAMAGTREIVVKGLGPQFAGVQGLSGATILGDGRVVLIIDLLAHIRARQPALPAQSVDAALVLNDPLKKRPLLVLVVDDSVTVRKVTSRLLERNGMNVLTAKDGIDAIALLEEHTPDLMLLDIEMPRMDGFEVAIQVRNDPRLMRLPIIMITSRTGQKHRDRAMAIGVNDYLGKPYQESVLLESIAYWSKSHA, encoded by the coding sequence ATGGTTGATCGGCACGACTACGTGGCCCTCGAATGGGTCAAGGGCGACATTGCCGAAACCCTGAAACAGGCCCGTTCGGCGCTGGACACGTTTGTCGAAACCAGCGACGGCGACGCCATCGGCGAGTGCCTGGCCTGCGTCCATCAGGTGCATGGCGCGCTGCAAATGGTCGAGTTCTACGGCGCGGCCCTGCTGGCTGAAGAAATTGAAGAGCTGGCCCTGGCCCTGCAAGCCGAGCGCGTCAGCCAGCGCGATGAAAGCATCCGCCTGCTGCAACAGGCGCTTAGCCAGTTGCCGTTGTACCTAGAGCGCGTACACAGTGCCCGCCGCGACCTGCCGCTGGTGGTGTTGCCGCTGCTCAATGACCTGCGCAGCGCGCGCGGCGAAAGTCTGCTGTCGGAGACCAGCCTGTTCAGCCCGCAACTGCTGTCGATTGCGCCGTTGCCCGATGAGGCCTTGGCCCAGCGCGCGCTGCCTGACCTTCACGAGCAACTGCGCCAGTGGCACCAGCTTCTGCTGCAGGCGTTGGCCGGCTTGCTGCGCGAAGACCACGGCCCAAGCAACCTGGAAGACATGGCGCGGGTTTTCGCGCGCCTCGAAGCGCTATGCCAGGGCGCGCCGCTGCTGCCTTTGTGGCAAGTCACCTCGGCGCTGGTCGAAGGCATGCTCACGGGCGTGATCGCCAACAGCCCGGCGCTGCGCAGTTTGCTCAAAGCCAGCGACAAGCAACTCAAGCGCCTGCTGGTCCAGGGTATCGGCGGCATCAACCAACCTGCGCCGGATGAACTGCTCAAGAGCCTGCTGTTCTACGTCGCCAAGGTCACCCGGCCAACGCCGCGCATGCAAAGCCTCAAGGAACGCTACGGCCTGGATGAAGCCTTGCCCGACAGCGCCGTGGTCGATGCCGAGCGCGCGCGCCTGGCCGGGCCGGATCGCAATGCCATGGGCTCGGTGCTTGGCGCGTTATGCGAGGAACTGGTGCGGGTCAAGGAGCGCCTGGACCTGTTCGTGCGCAGTGACCGGCAGCACACCAGCGACCTCGATGCCTTGCTGGCGCCCCTGCGGCAGATCGCCGACACCTTGGCCGTGCTGGGCTTCGGCCAGCCGCGCAAAGTCATTATCGACCAGCTTGCCGTGGTGCTTGGCCTGGTCCAAGGCCACCGCGAACCCAATGATGCAGTGCTGATGGATGTCGCCGGGGCCTTGCTCTATGTCGAGGCCACGCTGGCGGGAATGGTCGGCACGGTAGAACCGGAAAGCCGCGAAGAAAGCCGCCTGCCCACCACTGACTTGACCCAGATTCACCAACTGGTTATCCGCGAATCCTGCCAGTGCCTCAAGCAAGCCAAAGAGCTGGTGATTGACTGCATTGAAGCCCATTGGGATCGCCAGCGCCTGGAGTCTCTGCCCGAGTTGCTCAGCCAAGTGCGCGGGGCGTTGGCGATGATTCCCCTGCCGCGCGCGGCGAGCCTGATGCGCGGCTGTACCGATTATGTCGATGAACAGCTGATGGTGAATGAGGCCGTGCCCTCCGAGGTACAACTGGCGCATTTTGCCGACGTGATCAGCAGCCTGGAGTACTACCTGGAACGCATGCTTCAGGACGCCGACGCTGCGGGCGAACGCGTGCTGGAACTGACCACCCAGGGCCTGGCCGCGCTCGGCTATCTGCCCGCCGAAAAACCCTGGCGTCAGGCACTGGTCGCGCCGGACGGCGCGCTGTCGACCGAGGTTGCGCCGAGCCAATCCCAGTTCGACGCACTGGCCAGCCCGACATCACGCCTGAACCCGCCTGCACTGCAACGCCCCGGCAGCCTGCTGCCACCGCCGCTCGGTGAAGAGCCCATCGACGATGAGCTGCGCGAAGTCTTCCTCGAAGAAACCGACGAAGTCCTCGAAGTGCTGCACCGTTACTTGCCGAATTGCGCGGACAAAACCGCTCAAGGCGAGATGCGCCGCGCGTTCCACACCTTGAAAGGCAGCGGCCGTATGGTCCGCGCCCTGGTGCTGGCCGAGTTGGCCTGGGCAGTGGAAAACCTGCTTAACCGCGTGCTCGAACGCAGCGTTACCCTCGGCCCTGATATTCAACAGGTGCTGGATGAAGCTGTGGCCCTGCTGCCGGAATTGATTGCCGATTTCGCCACCGATGACCAACGCCAACGCGATGAAGTCGACGCCTTGGCCGCCCGTGCCCACGCCCTGGCCAGCGGCACTGAAAAGGCCGCAGAACCCCACGACCCGATGCTGTTGGAGATCTTCCGCAACGAAGCCCAGAGCCACCTGGAAAGCCTCAACCACTTCCTGCAGCAGGCCGCCGAACACGTGCCGCTGCAAGTCAGCGATGAATTGCAACGCGCCCTGCACACCCTCAAGGGCAGCGCCTACATGGCTGGCGTGTTGCCGATTGCCGAACTGGCGCGGCCGCTTGATCACCTGACCCGCGAATACAAGGCCCACCGCCTGCCGTTGGACCTGGATGAAGTGGAACTGCTGCTGGAAGCTGAAGGTTTGTTTCAGCGCGGGTTGCGACAACTGGACAGCGACCCGCTCGTGCCGATCAAGGGCGCAGCGGACCTGATCGGCCGTACCCAAAGCCTGCTCGACCATCAGCTCGACGCCTTGCTCGACGCGCCTAATACGGGCCTGCGTATCAAACGCGACCCGCAGTTGATTACCAACTTCCTGGCCCAAGGCATGGACATCCTGCTGGATGCCGAAAGCCTGCTGCGCCGCTGGCAGCAACACCCCGGCGAGCGCCAGGAGCTGACGGCGCTGCTGGACGAATTGACCACCTTGGGCGAGGGCGCGCACATCGCCGACCTGCACGCCATCGACGCGCTGTGCGAGGCCTTGCTCGATCTGTACGGTGCCGTGGAAGAGAGCAGCCTGGCGGTCAGCGAGCGGTTTTTCCAGGAGGCCGAACAGGCCCATGAAGCGTTGATCAACATGCTCGACCAACTGGCCGCCGGCCAGGAAATCAGCCCGGCCCCGGCGCGGGTACAAGCCCTGCGCGAATTGCTTGATGACGCCCTCGATCCGTCCGCCACCGGCCTGATCAAAAGCGACGGCAGCCGCGCCCTGAGCATCTCGGAACTGGGCGCCGCCACGGCACAATTGGGCCAGGACACGGCGATGGACGACGAGATCGTCGAGATCTTCCTGGAAGAGGCGGTGGATATCCTCGACAGCGCCGGGCAGTCGCTTAAACGCTGGTTGCTGGAGCCCGACAGCGCGGCACCGCTCTCGTCACTGCAACGGGATTTGCACACCCTCAAAGGCGGCGCGCGCATGGCCGAGATTGGGCCAATTGGCAACCTGGCCCATGAGCTGGAATGCCTTTACGAAGGCTTGGTGGACCGCCGCTACAGCTACTCGCCGGAACTGTCCCACGTGCTGATGGCCAGCCATGAGCGGCTGGCCTTGCAGTTGGATCAACTGCAAGGCCACCAACCCCTGAGCGACTCCAGCGACTTGATCGCTCAACTGCGCGAGTTACGCCAGAGCAGCACGCCAGCCACCCCGGCAACTGCGCCCGAAGCGCCGGCTGACCCCGAGCTGCTGGATATTTTCCTCGAAGAAGCCGCCGATATTCTCGACAGCTCAAGCAGCGCGTTGCTGCGCTGGCAGGCCGAGCCGAACAATCGCCAGGAGGTGGAAACCCTGCTGCGCGACCTGCACACCCTCAAAGGGGGCGCGCGCATGGTCGAAATCGGGCCGATTGGCGATTTGGCCCATGAGCTGGAGTTTCTCTACGAAGGGCTGTCTGCCGGTTTGCTGGCCCCGTCCCCCGAACTGTTCGCGTTGCTGCAGGGCTGTCATGACCGCCTGGCGCAGATGATCGATGCGGTGACGGACGGCTTGCCGGTGGGCTCGGTGGACAAGCTCATCGAGCGGATCAAAAGCCTGGTGCACCCGAGTGATGAACCGTTGTTGCCAGTGGCATTGCCGGCGGGCAAGGCGGAAGCGGCGGTTGATCCTGCTGCGGACATGGTGAAAATCTCTGCCGATTTGCTGGATGACCTGGTCAACCTGGCCGGTGAAACTTCGATCTTCCGTGGCCGTATCGAGCAGCAGGTGAACGACGCGCGCACCGCGCTCAATGAAGTCGAAACCACTATTGAGCGCATGCGCGACCAACTGCGCCGGCTCGACACCGAAACCCAGGGCCGCATCCTCAGCCGCCAGCAGGCCGAGGCCGAGCGCTTGGGTTATGAAGAATTTGACCCGCTGGAAATGGACCGCCATTCGCAGTTGCAGCAGCTGTCGCGCGCGCTGTCTGAGTCAGCCTCCGACTTGCTGGACCTCAAGGAAACCCTCGATCGCCGCAACCAGGACGCGCACAACCTGTTGCAGCAACAGGCGCGCATCAACACCGAGTTGCAAGAAGGCCTGATGCGCACGCGCATGGTGCCGTTTGAACGCATGCTGCCGCGCCTCAAGCGCATCGTGCGCCAGGTGGCGGAGGAGTTGGGCAAGGACGTCGAATTCGTGGTCGGCAATGCCGAGGGCGAGATGGACCGCAACGTGCTGGAACGCATGGTGGCGCCGCTGGAACATATGCTGCGCAATGCCGTGGACCATGGCCTGGAATCGCGCGAGGCACGGTTGCTGGCCGGCAAACCTGCGAGGGGCCGTATCAGCCTGGACCTGGCCCACGAAGGCGGCGATATCGTCTTCGACATGCGCGACGATGGCGCCGGGGTGCCACTTGAGGCGGTGCGGCGCAAGGCAATCAAGCGGGGTTTGCTCAGCCCCCATCAAGAGATCAGCGACCGCGACGTGTTGCAGTTCATCCTGCAGCCGGGGTTCTCCACGGCGGAAAAAATCACGCAGATTTCCGGGCGTGGCGTGGGCATGGACGTGGTGCACGAAGAAGTGCGCCAACTCGGTGGCTCGATGGTCATTGATTCGACGCCGGGCGCGGGCGTGCACTTTCGCATTCGCCTGCCGTTTACGGTGTCGGTCAATCGGGCACTGATGGTGCAATGCGCGGACGATCAATACGCGATTCCGCTCAACACTATTGAAGGCCTGGTGCGCGTGCTGCCCCACGAACTGGCGGGGCACTACCAACAAGACCCACCGCGTTATGAATACGCCGGCCAGCGCTACGAGTTGTTCTACCTGGGCGACCTGCTGCACACCGTCGCCCGGCCGAAACTGTTGGGCCAGTACCAGCCGGTGCCGGTGCTGCTGGTGCAATGCAACGAGCGGCGCGTGGCGGTGCATGTGGATGCCATGGCCGGTACGCGAGAGATCGTGGTTAAGGGCCTGGGCCCGCAGTTTGCGGGCGTGCAGGGGTTGTCCGGGGCGACCATTCTGGGCGATGGCCGCGTGGTGTTGATCATCGAC
- a CDS encoding energy transducer TonB, protein MTLPSDLPPELSHSGVRPADRLGFTLFLAALIHLALLLGLGFTFVEPKQITKTLEITLATFKSEKKPEKADFLAQDNQQGSGTLDKKAVPKTTEVAPFQDNKVNKVTPPPTPKPEVKQAAPKAAVTTVAPKPQKAPTQREKAKTEPQPEPVKPAPTFDSSQLSDQISSLEAELANEQQLYAKRPRIYRLNAASTMRDKGAWYKDEWRKKVERIGNLNYPDEARRQQIYGNLRLLVSINRDGSLYEVQVLESSGQPLLDQAAQRIVRLAAPFAPFTGDLNDVDRLEIIRTWKFARGDQLFSN, encoded by the coding sequence ATGACACTCCCGTCCGATCTGCCCCCCGAACTCTCCCACAGTGGCGTGCGCCCGGCTGATCGGCTCGGATTTACCCTGTTCCTGGCGGCCTTGATTCACCTCGCCTTGCTGCTCGGCCTGGGCTTCACCTTTGTCGAACCCAAGCAGATCACCAAAACCCTGGAAATCACCCTCGCCACGTTCAAGAGCGAAAAGAAGCCGGAGAAGGCGGATTTTCTCGCTCAGGACAACCAGCAGGGCAGCGGCACGCTCGACAAGAAAGCCGTGCCCAAGACCACTGAAGTGGCGCCGTTCCAGGACAACAAGGTCAATAAAGTCACCCCGCCGCCGACGCCCAAGCCCGAAGTCAAGCAAGCCGCGCCCAAGGCTGCGGTGACCACCGTCGCGCCCAAACCGCAAAAAGCCCCGACCCAGCGCGAGAAAGCCAAGACCGAGCCGCAGCCCGAACCAGTAAAACCGGCGCCGACTTTTGACAGTTCGCAGCTCTCCGACCAGATCTCCAGCCTCGAAGCCGAACTGGCCAACGAACAACAGTTGTACGCCAAGCGCCCCCGTATCTACCGCCTGAACGCTGCCTCGACCATGCGCGACAAAGGTGCCTGGTATAAGGACGAGTGGCGCAAGAAGGTCGAACGCATCGGCAACCTCAACTACCCGGATGAAGCCCGGCGCCAGCAGATCTATGGCAATTTGCGCTTGTTGGTGTCGATCAACCGTGATGGTTCGTTATATGAAGTGCAGGTGCTGGAGTCATCCGGCCAGCCGCTGCTGGACCAGGCCGCCCAGCGCATCGTGCGCCTGGCCGCGCCTTTCGCACCGTTTACCGGCGACCTGAATGATGTAGACCGCCTGGAAATCATCCGCACCTGGAAGTTTGCCCGGGGTGATCAGCTGTTCAGCAATTGA
- the pilG gene encoding twitching motility response regulator PilG, producing MEQHSNALRVMVIDDSKTIRRTAETLLKNVGCDVITAIDGFDALARIVDHHPHIIFVDIMMPRLDGYQTCALVKNNPAFKSIPVIMLSSKDGLFDKAKGRIVGVDQFLTKPFSKEELLSAIKAYVPGFAAVEQAH from the coding sequence ATGGAACAGCATTCCAACGCCTTGAGAGTGATGGTGATCGACGATTCGAAAACGATCCGCCGCACCGCCGAGACGCTGTTGAAGAACGTGGGGTGCGATGTCATCACGGCCATCGACGGTTTCGATGCATTGGCCCGGATTGTTGATCACCACCCGCACATTATCTTTGTCGACATCATGATGCCGCGCCTGGATGGCTATCAGACCTGCGCCCTGGTGAAGAATAATCCGGCGTTCAAGTCGATCCCGGTGATCATGCTGTCCTCCAAGGACGGCCTGTTCGACAAGGCCAAGGGGCGCATCGTTGGTGTCGATCAGTTTTTGACCAAGCCTTTCAGCAAGGAAGAACTGCTGAGTGCGATCAAGGCCTATGTGCCAGGGTTCGCCGCAGTAGAACAAGCACACTGA
- the pilH gene encoding twitching motility response regulator PilH, whose amino-acid sequence MARVLIVDDSPTEMYKLTGMLEKHGHQVLKAENGADGVALARQEKPDAVLMDIVMPGLNGFQATRQLSKEPETNGIPIIIITTKDQETDKIWGARQGAKDYLTKPVDEETLIATLNKVLAG is encoded by the coding sequence ATGGCACGCGTTCTGATCGTCGACGATTCGCCGACTGAAATGTACAAACTGACCGGCATGCTGGAAAAGCATGGGCATCAGGTCCTCAAGGCCGAAAATGGCGCTGACGGCGTGGCGCTGGCCCGTCAGGAAAAACCCGATGCGGTCCTGATGGACATCGTGATGCCGGGCCTCAATGGCTTCCAGGCAACGCGTCAGCTGTCCAAGGAGCCGGAAACCAACGGCATTCCGATCATCATCATCACTACCAAGGATCAGGAAACCGACAAGATCTGGGGCGCGCGCCAGGGCGCCAAGGACTACCTGACCAAACCGGTTGACGAAGAAACCCTGATCGCCACCCTGAACAAGGTGCTGGCCGGCTGA